A DNA window from Buttiauxella agrestis contains the following coding sequences:
- the epd gene encoding erythrose-4-phosphate dehydrogenase yields the protein MTVRIAINGFGRIGRNVVRALYESGRRAEITVVAINELADAAGMAHLLKYDTSHGRFAWDVRQERSQLWVGDDTIRILHEPEIENLPWRELGVDVVLDCTGVFGSRADGEAHLAAGAKKVLFSHPGGNDLDATVVYGVNHESVVAEHRIVSNASCTTNCIIPIIKLLDDAWGIEWGTVTTIHSAMHDQQVIDAYHPDLRRTRAASQSIIPVDTRLAAGITRIFPQFDDCFEAIAVRVPTINVTAIDLSVTVKNAVNANEVNKLLQKAARDSFHGIVDYTELPLVSTDFNHDPHSAIVDGTQTRVSGQHLIKTLVWCDNEWGFANRMLDTTLVMAASGFR from the coding sequence ATGACCGTTCGCATAGCAATTAATGGCTTCGGTCGCATTGGGCGCAACGTGGTACGTGCATTGTACGAATCCGGGCGCCGTGCGGAAATTACCGTCGTGGCAATCAATGAACTGGCTGATGCTGCGGGTATGGCGCATCTGTTGAAATACGACACCAGCCATGGTCGCTTCGCCTGGGACGTGCGTCAGGAACGCAGCCAGTTATGGGTCGGTGATGACACCATCCGTATTTTGCACGAACCGGAAATCGAAAATTTACCGTGGCGTGAACTGGGTGTAGATGTGGTGCTGGATTGTACCGGTGTGTTTGGCTCCCGTGCAGACGGTGAAGCGCATCTGGCAGCCGGGGCCAAAAAAGTCCTCTTCTCCCATCCTGGCGGTAACGACCTCGACGCCACCGTCGTTTACGGTGTGAATCATGAAAGTGTGGTTGCTGAGCATCGCATTGTTTCCAATGCTTCCTGCACCACAAACTGCATTATTCCGATTATCAAATTGCTTGATGATGCCTGGGGTATTGAGTGGGGAACCGTCACCACGATTCATTCCGCCATGCATGATCAACAAGTTATCGACGCCTATCACCCGGACTTGCGCCGCACCCGTGCAGCCAGCCAGTCTATTATTCCTGTTGATACGCGTCTTGCTGCCGGTATCACACGTATTTTCCCGCAATTTGACGACTGTTTTGAAGCAATTGCGGTACGTGTTCCGACCATTAATGTCACGGCAATCGATTTAAGCGTGACGGTGAAAAATGCAGTTAATGCCAATGAAGTCAACAAGTTGCTGCAAAAAGCAGCACGGGATTCATTTCATGGTATAGTTGACTATACGGAATTACCGTTGGTCTCGACTGATTTTAACCACGATCCGCACAGTGCCATTGTTGACGGCACACAAACCCGGGTCAGTGGGCAACATCTGATTAAAACTCTAGTCTGGTGTGATAACGAATGGGGCTTTGCTAACCGAATGCTCGACACGACGTTAGTCATGGCCGCAAGTGGTTTCAGGTAA
- the pgk gene encoding phosphoglycerate kinase has translation MSVIKMTDLDLAGKRVLIRADLNVPVKEGKVTSDARIRASLPTIELALKQGAKVMVTSHLGRPTEGEYNEEFSLLPVVNYLKDKLSAPVRLAKDYLDGVEVAAGELVVLENVRFNKGEKKDDETLSKKYAALCDVFVMDAFGTAHRAQASTHGVGKFADIACAGPLLAEELSALGKALKEPARPMVAIVGGSKVSTKLTVLDSLSKIADQLIVGGGIANTFVAAQGHNVGKSLYEADLVDEAKRLLTICDIPVPADVRVATEFSETATATLKSVNDVKSDEQILDIGDASAAQLAEILKNAKTILWNGPVGVFEFPNFRKGTEIVANAIADSEAFSIAGGGDTLAAIDLFGIADKISYISTGGGAFLEFVEGKVLPAVAMLEERAKK, from the coding sequence ATGTCTGTAATTAAGATGACCGATCTGGATCTGGCTGGAAAGCGTGTTCTGATCCGTGCAGATTTGAACGTACCAGTTAAAGAAGGGAAAGTGACATCTGACGCACGTATCCGTGCATCTTTGCCTACTATCGAACTGGCCCTGAAGCAAGGCGCTAAAGTGATGGTAACTTCTCACCTGGGTCGTCCGACTGAAGGCGAGTACAACGAAGAATTCTCTCTGCTGCCGGTTGTTAACTACCTGAAAGACAAATTGTCTGCTCCGGTTCGTCTGGCTAAAGATTACCTCGACGGCGTTGAAGTTGCTGCGGGTGAACTGGTTGTTCTGGAAAACGTTCGCTTCAACAAAGGCGAAAAGAAAGACGACGAAACCCTGTCTAAAAAATACGCTGCACTGTGTGACGTATTCGTAATGGACGCTTTCGGTACTGCGCACCGTGCACAGGCTTCTACTCACGGCGTTGGCAAATTTGCAGACATCGCTTGTGCAGGCCCACTGCTGGCTGAAGAGCTGAGCGCACTGGGTAAAGCACTGAAAGAACCAGCTCGCCCAATGGTTGCTATTGTTGGCGGTTCTAAAGTTTCTACCAAACTGACCGTTCTTGATTCCCTGTCTAAAATCGCTGACCAACTGATTGTTGGCGGTGGCATCGCGAACACCTTCGTTGCTGCTCAAGGCCACAACGTGGGTAAATCCCTGTACGAAGCAGACCTGGTTGACGAAGCTAAACGCCTGCTGACTATCTGTGATATCCCGGTTCCTGCTGACGTGCGCGTTGCGACTGAGTTCTCAGAGACTGCTACTGCAACTCTGAAATCTGTAAACGACGTTAAATCTGACGAGCAGATTCTGGATATCGGTGATGCTTCTGCAGCTCAACTGGCTGAAATCCTGAAGAATGCAAAAACCATTCTGTGGAACGGCCCGGTTGGCGTGTTCGAATTCCCTAACTTCCGCAAAGGGACTGAAATCGTTGCTAATGCAATCGCAGACAGCGAAGCATTCTCTATCGCAGGCGGCGGTGACACTCTGGCAGCAATCGACCTGTTCGGCATTGCTGACAAGATCTCCTACATCTCCACTGGTGGTGGCGCATTCCTCGAATTCGTGGAAGGCAAAGTTCTGCCAGCAGTAGCGATGCTCGAAGAGCGCGCTAAGAAGTAA